The genomic window CTTTAATTTATCTATCATATAATTTGAAAAGTGCCTGGGTACCGCTATTTTCTTCTCCTTCAGCGGCAAGATTTTCATATAAAGAAAATGCAAGTTCAAGACCTGGCATCTTAAGCCCCATCTCTTTTGCCGACTCCAGTGCTATTTTCATATCCTTAATAAAATGTTTTATATAAAATCCCGGAGTAAAATCACCCTTTATCATCCTGGGGGCAAGATTGCTCAAAGACCAGCTGCCCGCAGCTCCCGACTCTATGCTCTTTAATACCGTAACCGGATCTAATCCCGCCTTTTTGGCGTAAGCTATAGCTTCCGATACACCTATCATTCCCGATGCGATGGCTATCTGGTTGCACATCTGGTATATTGCCCCGCACCTGGACCCCCCTGTAACACTATATTTTTGCCCATGGCCTCAAATATAGGTTTTACCGCTTCAAAAGTCTCTGGATCTCCTCCTACCATGATGGAAAGCCTGGCTTCCCGGGCGCCGATATCACCGCCGGACACCGGCGCATCCAGGGCGTATAGGCCTTTATCTTTGGCCGCATTATAAATCCTTTTTGCGAGCATGGGACTTGACGTGGTCATGTCTATCAGATTATGACCCGGGTTTGGCATTATTTATAATTCCCTTTTCGTCCAGGTAGACTTCTTCACATCCCTTGGGTACCCTACCATTGTTATGATGACATTTGCCTCTTTTGCCACGTCAGCTACTGTATCCTTCCACAGGGCACCCTGTTTTATCAAATCTTCCGCCTTGGACCTGGTCCTGTTATAAACCAGGACCCTGTAACCCGCCTTCATTAGATTTAAAGCCATGCTCCTGCCCATAACTCCTGTACCGATAAATCCTAAAACCACATTATCCTTGTTTAGTTTCATATTACCTCTCCCTATTCCAATGATATAATAATTAGTATATTATTATATTCCACAAAGGATCGCTGTTTCCTTTTTTAATTTTGACAACTTTAATTATAAATGTACCTACCATTAGTTTATAAAGTTTTTAACTTTTTCTCAAAGACAAATGATTATATTTTAGATTAATAAAACTAAGTTTCATAAAAAAAAGTCAGAGGTTTGTTCTCTGACTCAAATTTTAATAACTTTAATACTTTTCAACTTTCGGTTTATAGTCTTTATCCCTGGTTCCTGTGCAACTCACAGCAATCCATCTTTTTACCGGCAAACTCTTTCTCATTGGCTTTAGCAAGTTTTTCCAGGAATTTACTGAACCAGTTAGCCATGATATCGCCTCCTGCGGTTTTTAGTTTGTTTATCCTTTAAAAGAATCGGCGCAGTCTTTACTACAGAAATAATAGGTTTTTCCATCTATAGTTCTGATAACTGCATCTTTTTTTGAAACCTTCATACCACATACAGGGTCTGTCGCAAAGTCTACGGTTTCCATGTCATTTTGGTGATTTCCGTGAGAATGTCCTCCATGGGAATGACCTCCATTTCCGCTATACCCTCCATGTCCTCCATGGCCGCCATGACCCCCGCAGCAACCGCCTCCTCTCATCATAAGAAACGTAAAGCCTACGGCTAAAAGTATCCATATTATATTTAAATCCATAGTAAATACCCCCCTCATGAATTTTATACCCCTAATGGGTATATTTATTTTATACTATTCCTATATG from Biomaibacter acetigenes includes these protein-coding regions:
- a CDS encoding NAD(P)-dependent oxidoreductase is translated as MCNQIAIASGMIGVSEAIAYAKKAGLDPVTVLKSIESGAAGSWSLSNLAPRMIKGDFTPGFYIKHFIKDMKIALESAKEMGLKMPGLELAFSLYENLAAEGEENSGTQALFKLYDR
- a CDS encoding LDCC motif putative metal-binding protein; the encoded protein is MANWFSKFLEKLAKANEKEFAGKKMDCCELHRNQG
- a CDS encoding YHS domain-containing protein, with the translated sequence MDLNIIWILLAVGFTFLMMRGGGCCGGHGGHGGHGGYSGNGGHSHGGHSHGNHQNDMETVDFATDPVCGMKVSKKDAVIRTIDGKTYYFCSKDCADSFKG